A window of Deltaproteobacteria bacterium genomic DNA:
CGGATGTGCATGCAATGCCCGAAATCACCTGCTACATGACACAAGTTCCACGGCCTGTAGGCTTATTCACTCTGCCTGCGCCGATTTTTCTGCCTAATTTCTGTTTTCACAAGGTTCACTCATCGTGAAGCCAGCACGAATCTCACTTGGCATCGCAGCGCCGGCCGCGGTGCTCGCCGCTACCTGGTTGCTCGTTCCGCTCCTTGCGGAATTACCATCTTCGCTCGTCGGCATCAGGGTCTATGGCGTGCATTTCGTGCTGGCACTCGGCTTCGTCGTAAGCCTCGCATTCCGGCGCGGACGCGTCGTGCTGGCACTGCTCACACTCGGCATTGCCTACGCATGTTACGCACTGCTGCTGCAGAAAGGGCTTGCCGGTTTTCAGGCACGCACGGTGTTCATAGCTTTAAGCGTGTTCATACCATTCAATTTTGCGGCCCTGAGTCTCATCAAAGAGCGCGGCACGTTCAACATTTACGGCGTGCGACGGGTATCAATAATTGCTCTTGAAGCCGCTTTTACCTGGTGGATCGTGATGGCAGCTAAAACCGAAACCACGGCTGGGGCTTATGCGCCGCTGTGTGATACCAAGTTGTTTGCGGGATCGCCGATTCCGCAGCTTGGACTTACGATAATCGCGCTGAGCCTCACAACCTGCCTGATCGTGTGGTACATAAAGCGCTCGCCGCTGGATATTGGCTTAGCTGCAGCAGTGCTTGCCTTCGGCATAGGGATGAACGGCATCGCCACGCCGAATTTATTTCCCGTGTTCATCATGACAGCCGGATTGATACTCATCGTCGCGGTGCTGCAGACCACGTACCGTATGGCGTTC
This region includes:
- a CDS encoding GGDEF domain-containing protein — encoded protein: MKPARISLGIAAPAAVLAATWLLVPLLAELPSSLVGIRVYGVHFVLALGFVVSLAFRRGRVVLALLTLGIAYACYALLLQKGLAGFQARTVFIALSVFIPFNFAALSLIKERGTFNIYGVRRVSIIALEAAFTWWIVMAAKTETTAGAYAPLCDTKLFAGSPIPQLGLTIIALSLTTCLIVWYIKRSPLDIGLAAAVLAFGIGMNGIATPNLFPVFIMTAGLILIVAVLQTTYRMAFRDELTGLPSRRDLNESMMQLGRRYTIAMLDVDHFKNFNDTYGHDLGDQVLKIVARKIAEVGGDSKPYRYGGEEFTLLFPGKDIDHAIPHLEALRKSIADYELALRASDRPEQIKSFQRKRGAFHTAKSVSVTISIGVAERTEKLTTPISVVKAADKALYRAKKRGRNRLSK